One region of Streptomyces sp. CG4 genomic DNA includes:
- a CDS encoding NAD-dependent epimerase/dehydratase family protein, producing the protein MRILVLGGTGYLGRHVAARLRALPGARILAAGRSATAEFGVDIAVDPVERLAKTLAAAAPDAVVSCAGTTGGDPVTLAEANARGPAVLCAALREAAPTARLVHLGSAAEYGPGVPGTPVTESAPARPVTLYGATKLAGTLAITTSALDAVVLRVGNPVGPGAPVASLPGRMVSLLRSAGPNPDAVLRLGDLSAHRDFVDVRDVAQAVTLAVTTPRRLPAVLNIGGGTATAVRELVCMLAGQAGFRGQLEESTGGSVRSAPVSWQCSDISAAARALGWRPAHTLDDALTALWSATTESAP; encoded by the coding sequence ATGCGCATTCTCGTGCTGGGCGGCACCGGATATCTGGGCCGCCATGTGGCCGCGCGGCTGCGCGCCCTGCCGGGCGCGCGGATCCTCGCCGCCGGCCGTTCCGCCACCGCCGAGTTCGGCGTCGACATCGCCGTCGACCCGGTCGAGCGGCTCGCGAAGACCCTGGCGGCGGCCGCGCCCGACGCCGTGGTCAGCTGCGCGGGCACCACCGGCGGCGACCCGGTGACGCTGGCCGAGGCCAACGCACGCGGCCCCGCCGTGCTGTGCGCCGCGTTGCGAGAGGCGGCCCCCACCGCCCGGCTGGTGCACCTGGGCTCGGCCGCCGAGTACGGTCCGGGAGTCCCCGGCACCCCGGTCACCGAGTCGGCGCCCGCCCGCCCGGTCACCCTCTACGGTGCGACCAAGCTCGCCGGCACGCTCGCGATCACCACCTCGGCCCTGGACGCGGTGGTGCTCCGCGTCGGCAACCCGGTGGGCCCCGGCGCCCCCGTGGCGAGCCTGCCCGGCCGGATGGTCTCCCTGCTCCGCTCGGCCGGCCCGAACCCGGACGCGGTCCTGCGGCTCGGTGACCTGTCCGCGCACCGCGACTTCGTCGACGTACGCGATGTCGCCCAGGCCGTGACGCTCGCCGTCACCACTCCCCGCCGTCTGCCCGCTGTTCTCAATATCGGCGGGGGAACAGCAACTGCCGTACGGGAGTTGGTATGCATGCTGGCCGGACAGGCGGGATTTCGCGGGCAGTTGGAGGAGAGCACGGGCGGCTCGGTGCGCTCCGCTCCGGTGTCCTGGCAGTGCTCGGACATCTCCGCCGCGGCCCGGGCCCTCGGCTGGCGGCCGGCCCACACCCTCGACGACGCGCTCACCGCGCTGTGGTCGGCCACGACGGAGAGCGCACCATGA
- a CDS encoding chitosanase produces MVHADRDTAPATVSRRTVVAALGAAVASGALLGTQRALAAPAARAAASGLDDPAKKEIAMELVSSAENSSLDWKAQYKYIEDIGDGRGYTAGIIGFCSGTGDMLDLVQLYADRKPGNVLAKYLPALRKVNGSDSHDGLDPNYPKDWRKAAQDTVFQQCQNDERDRVYFNPAVSQGKADGLRALGQFCYYDALVMHGDGDDPTSFRNIRGRALRSAKPPAQGGDETAYLNAFLDARVWAMKQEEAHSDTSRVDTEQRVFLRKGNLDLNTPLDWKVYGDSYHIG; encoded by the coding sequence GTGGTGCACGCAGACCGCGACACAGCCCCTGCCACCGTCTCCCGCCGGACCGTCGTCGCCGCGCTCGGCGCCGCCGTCGCCTCCGGCGCGCTCCTCGGAACCCAGCGCGCCCTCGCGGCACCCGCGGCCCGCGCGGCCGCGTCGGGCCTCGACGACCCGGCGAAGAAGGAGATCGCCATGGAGCTGGTGTCGAGCGCGGAGAACTCCTCGCTCGACTGGAAGGCCCAGTACAAGTACATCGAGGACATCGGCGACGGCCGCGGCTACACCGCCGGCATCATCGGCTTCTGCTCCGGCACCGGCGACATGCTCGACCTCGTCCAGCTCTACGCCGACCGCAAGCCCGGCAACGTCCTCGCCAAGTACCTGCCCGCCCTGCGCAAGGTCAACGGCTCCGACTCGCACGACGGCCTCGACCCGAACTACCCCAAGGACTGGCGCAAAGCCGCTCAGGACACGGTGTTCCAGCAGTGCCAGAACGACGAGCGCGACCGGGTCTACTTCAACCCCGCGGTCAGCCAGGGCAAGGCCGACGGCCTGCGCGCCCTCGGTCAGTTCTGCTACTACGACGCCCTCGTCATGCACGGCGACGGTGACGACCCGACCAGCTTCCGCAACATCCGGGGGCGGGCCCTGCGCAGCGCCAAGCCGCCGGCGCAGGGCGGCGACGAGACGGCGTACCTCAACGCCTTCCTCGACGCCCGGGTCTGGGCCATGAAGCAGGAGGAGGCGCACAGCGACACCAGCCGGGTCGACACCGAGCAACGGGTCTTCCTGCGCAAGGGCAACCTCGACCTGAACACGCCGCTCGACTGGAAGGTGTACGGGGACAGTTACCACATCGGCTGA
- the mgrA gene encoding L-glyceraldehyde 3-phosphate reductase, which yields MTHVADPARYDGTMRYRRTGRSGLDLPVLSLGYWHNFGDDRPFETQREIALRAFDLGITHHDLANNYGPPYGAAELNFGRLLHRDLAPYRDELVISTKAGWDMWPGPYGQGGGSRKYVLASLDQSLRRMGVDYVDIFYSHRLDASTPLEETMGALDTAVRQGKALYVGISSYDAERTRQAVAILRELGTPMLIHQPSYSMLNRWIETDGLLDAAEEEGFGVIGFTALAQGLLTGRYLHGVPEDSRAARGASFDTSWLTDDMLRRLRALNDIAARRGQTLAQLALAWALRDERVTSLVIGASRTEQLEQNVAALENLDFTAEELAEIDKHATEGGVDLWREARLGRLG from the coding sequence ATGACCCACGTCGCGGACCCCGCACGCTACGACGGCACCATGCGCTACCGGCGCACCGGCCGCTCGGGACTGGACCTGCCGGTCCTGTCGCTCGGCTACTGGCACAACTTCGGCGACGATCGCCCCTTCGAGACCCAGCGCGAGATCGCCCTGCGCGCCTTCGACCTCGGAATCACCCACCACGACCTGGCCAACAACTACGGCCCGCCGTACGGCGCGGCCGAGCTGAACTTCGGACGGCTGCTGCATCGGGACCTGGCGCCGTACCGGGACGAGCTGGTGATCTCCACCAAGGCCGGCTGGGACATGTGGCCCGGCCCCTACGGGCAGGGCGGCGGCTCCCGTAAGTACGTACTGGCCTCACTGGACCAGTCGCTGCGCCGGATGGGAGTGGACTACGTGGACATCTTCTACTCCCACCGGCTGGACGCGAGCACGCCGTTGGAGGAGACGATGGGGGCGCTCGACACCGCCGTACGCCAGGGCAAGGCCCTCTACGTCGGCATCTCCTCCTACGACGCCGAGCGCACCCGGCAGGCGGTGGCGATCCTGCGGGAGTTGGGCACACCGATGCTGATCCACCAGCCGTCGTACAGCATGCTGAACCGCTGGATCGAGACCGACGGTCTGCTGGACGCGGCCGAGGAGGAGGGTTTCGGGGTCATCGGTTTCACGGCGCTCGCCCAGGGCCTGCTGACGGGGCGTTACCTGCACGGCGTGCCGGAGGACTCGCGGGCGGCGCGCGGGGCGTCGTTCGACACGTCCTGGCTGACGGACGACATGCTGCGGCGACTGCGCGCCCTGAACGACATCGCGGCCCGGCGCGGGCAGACCCTGGCGCAGCTGGCGCTGGCCTGGGCGCTGCGCGACGAGCGGGTGACGTCCCTTGTCATCGGCGCCTCCCGCACCGAGCAGCTGGAGCAGAACGTCGCCGCGCTGGAGAACCTCGACTTCACGGCGGAGGAGCTGGCCGAGATCGACAAGCACGCGACCGAGGGCGGCGTGGACCTGTGGCGAGAGGCCCGGCTGGGCCGGCTCGGGTGA
- a CDS encoding NDP-sugar synthase, with protein MHAVILAGGKGVRLRPYTTALPKPLVPIGDQHAILEIVLRQLSAAGFTRCTLAIGHLGEIIRAYVGDGSQWGMAVDYATEDSPLGTMGPLLGLRDRLPETFLVMNGDILTDLDYADVLRRHRASGAPLTICTYARKVHIDFGVLTTDASRVVAFTEKPSMDYRVSMGVYGLSRATFDGYTPGLPLGFDELVLDLLRSQNPPYAYEFDGYWLDIGRPDDYDRANAEFTSRKSLLLKGA; from the coding sequence ATGCACGCAGTGATCCTGGCGGGAGGCAAGGGCGTCCGGCTGCGGCCCTACACCACCGCGCTGCCCAAGCCACTCGTCCCCATCGGCGACCAGCACGCCATCCTGGAGATCGTGCTGCGCCAGCTGTCCGCGGCCGGCTTCACCCGCTGCACCCTCGCCATAGGCCACCTCGGCGAGATCATCCGTGCCTATGTCGGCGACGGCTCCCAGTGGGGCATGGCGGTCGACTACGCCACGGAGGACAGCCCGCTCGGCACCATGGGCCCGCTGCTCGGCCTCAGAGACAGGCTGCCCGAGACGTTCCTCGTGATGAACGGCGACATCCTCACCGACCTCGACTACGCCGACGTGCTGCGCCGGCACCGGGCATCGGGCGCGCCGCTGACCATCTGCACCTACGCCCGCAAGGTGCACATCGACTTCGGCGTCCTCACCACGGACGCGAGCAGGGTCGTCGCCTTCACCGAGAAGCCCAGCATGGACTACCGGGTCTCCATGGGCGTCTACGGCCTCAGCCGCGCCACCTTCGACGGCTACACACCGGGCCTGCCGCTCGGCTTCGACGAACTCGTCCTCGACCTACTGAGGTCCCAGAACCCGCCGTACGCCTACGAGTTCGACGGCTACTGGCTGGACATCGGCCGCCCCGACGACTACGACCGGGCCAACGCCGAGTTCACCAGCCGCAAGTCCCTGCTGCTCAAGGGGGCCTGA
- the pelF gene encoding GT4 family glycosyltransferase PelF has product MHVQHGVRRPGAAHVTLLTEGTYPHSHGGVSVWCDQLVQGMPDLDFEVVAITGTGREPVVWDLPAHVRRVLSVPMWGAPPQGRTPRGRALRRLAAAYERFLTALLDPHAEDQFAPGLYSMAGAAAEGTLSPFLRGDRAIAVLAAVWNRPGLAVREARPTLHDAVTATALLEHALRPLAAPPPRHGVAHAVSGGVAVLPGLAGLARHDVPLLLTEHGVYLRERYLGYRTAPYRWPVKAVVLGFFRLLAEESYRRAALITPGNRYNRLWEEQGGADPEAIRTVYNGVDPAAFPPAGPEPDVPTLSWAGRVDPIKDLETLIRAFALVRAEIPAARLRLFGGTPRGGEAYRDRCAALAAELGHADAVTFEGRVDDIKDAYAAGNVVMLSSISEGFPFTLIEAMSCGRVTVSTDVGGVREAVGDTGLVVPPRDPAGMATAAVELLGDPGRRRAMGEAARLRVIDQFTLRRTIDTFRSIYLELPISERKLAVPPQPAGVRSLAG; this is encoded by the coding sequence ATGCACGTTCAGCACGGCGTGCGCCGCCCCGGCGCGGCGCACGTCACCCTGCTCACCGAAGGCACCTATCCGCACAGCCACGGCGGCGTCAGCGTCTGGTGCGACCAGCTCGTCCAGGGCATGCCCGACCTCGACTTCGAGGTCGTCGCCATCACCGGCACCGGCCGCGAACCCGTCGTATGGGACCTGCCCGCCCATGTCCGGCGCGTGCTCTCCGTGCCGATGTGGGGAGCCCCGCCGCAGGGACGTACACCCCGGGGCCGCGCCCTGCGTCGGCTCGCCGCCGCCTACGAACGCTTCCTGACCGCGCTGCTCGACCCGCACGCCGAGGACCAGTTCGCACCCGGGCTGTACAGCATGGCCGGGGCCGCGGCCGAGGGCACCCTGAGCCCGTTCCTGCGCGGTGACCGGGCCATCGCCGTCCTGGCCGCGGTGTGGAACCGCCCCGGTCTCGCCGTCCGCGAGGCCCGGCCCACCCTGCACGACGCGGTCACCGCCACCGCCCTGCTGGAACACGCCCTGCGCCCGCTCGCCGCACCACCGCCCCGGCACGGCGTGGCCCACGCGGTCAGCGGCGGCGTCGCCGTCCTGCCCGGACTCGCCGGACTGGCACGCCACGACGTTCCGCTGCTGCTCACCGAGCACGGCGTCTATCTGCGCGAGCGCTACCTGGGCTACCGCACCGCCCCCTACCGCTGGCCGGTGAAGGCCGTCGTCCTCGGCTTCTTCCGGCTGCTCGCCGAGGAGAGCTACCGCCGGGCCGCCCTGATCACCCCGGGCAACCGGTACAACCGGCTGTGGGAGGAGCAGGGCGGCGCCGACCCCGAGGCCATCCGCACCGTCTACAACGGGGTCGACCCCGCCGCCTTCCCGCCGGCCGGCCCCGAACCCGACGTGCCGACCCTCAGCTGGGCGGGCCGGGTGGACCCCATCAAGGACCTGGAGACCCTGATCCGTGCCTTCGCCCTGGTCCGGGCGGAGATACCCGCGGCCCGGCTGCGGCTGTTCGGCGGCACACCGCGCGGCGGAGAAGCGTACCGGGACCGCTGCGCGGCGCTGGCCGCCGAGCTGGGGCACGCGGACGCCGTCACCTTCGAAGGCCGCGTCGACGACATCAAGGACGCCTACGCGGCCGGGAACGTCGTGATGCTCTCCAGCATCAGCGAAGGCTTCCCGTTCACCCTCATCGAGGCCATGTCCTGCGGCCGGGTCACCGTCTCCACCGACGTCGGCGGCGTACGCGAGGCCGTCGGTGACACCGGGCTCGTCGTCCCGCCGCGCGACCCCGCCGGGATGGCGACGGCAGCGGTGGAGCTGCTGGGCGACCCCGGGCGCCGCAGGGCGATGGGGGAGGCGGCCCGGCTGCGCGTGATCGACCAGTTCACCCTGCGCCGGACCATCGACACCTTCCGCTCCATCTACCTCGAACTGCCCATATCCGAGCGGAAGTTGGCAGTCCCGCCGCAGCCGGCCGGCGTGCGGAGCCTGGCCGGATGA
- the pgm gene encoding phosphoglucomutase (alpha-D-glucose-1,6-bisphosphate-dependent), translating into MPHERAGRPAGPEDLVDVARLVTAYFALHPDPADPAQRVTFGTSGHRGSSLATAFNEDHIAATSQAICEYRTAQGTDGPLFLGADTHALSEPAKATALEVFAANGVTVLVDSADGYTPTPAVSHAILTHNRGHASGRADGVVVTPSHNPPADGGFKYNPPSGGPAASDATSWIQDRANEIITGGLKDVRRVAYTRALAAETTGRYDFLGAYVGDLPSVLDLDAVRAAGVRIGADPLGGASVAYWGRIAEQHGIDLTVVNPHTDPTWRFMTLDWDGRIRMDCSSPYAMASLIEQRDRFRIATGNDADADRHGIVTPDAGLMNPNHYLAVAISYLYRHRDRWPADAGIGKTLVSSTMIDRVAADLGRHLVEVPVGFKWFVDGLAGGTLGFGGEESAGASFLRRDGSVWTTDKDGILLALLASEITAVTDRTPSEHYAGLTARFGRPAYARVDASATREQKVLLGRLSPAQVTAHTLAGEAVTAVLTEAPGNGAAIGGIKVTTENAWFAARPSGTEEVYKVYAESFLGPAHLARVQEEAQAVVLGALGG; encoded by the coding sequence ATGCCGCACGAGCGAGCCGGCCGGCCGGCCGGTCCCGAGGACCTTGTCGACGTGGCCCGGCTGGTCACGGCGTACTTCGCACTGCACCCGGACCCGGCCGACCCGGCCCAGCGGGTGACGTTCGGCACCTCCGGGCACCGGGGTTCGTCCCTGGCGACCGCCTTCAACGAGGACCACATCGCCGCCACCAGTCAGGCCATCTGCGAGTACCGCACGGCCCAGGGCACCGACGGCCCCCTCTTCCTCGGCGCCGACACCCACGCCCTGTCCGAGCCCGCGAAGGCCACCGCGCTGGAGGTGTTCGCCGCGAACGGCGTGACCGTGCTGGTCGACAGCGCCGACGGCTACACGCCCACCCCCGCCGTCTCGCACGCGATCCTCACCCACAACCGCGGCCACGCCTCCGGCCGCGCCGACGGTGTGGTCGTCACCCCCTCCCACAACCCGCCCGCCGACGGCGGCTTCAAGTACAACCCGCCGAGCGGTGGCCCCGCGGCCTCGGACGCCACCTCCTGGATCCAGGACCGCGCCAACGAGATCATCACGGGCGGCCTGAAGGACGTACGCCGGGTGGCGTACACCCGGGCCCTCGCCGCGGAGACGACCGGCCGGTACGACTTCCTAGGCGCCTATGTCGGCGATCTGCCGAGCGTGCTCGACCTGGACGCCGTCCGCGCGGCCGGTGTGCGGATCGGCGCCGACCCGCTCGGCGGCGCCTCCGTCGCCTACTGGGGGCGCATCGCCGAACAGCACGGCATCGACCTCACCGTGGTCAACCCGCACACCGATCCCACCTGGCGGTTCATGACGCTGGACTGGGACGGCCGGATCCGTATGGACTGCTCCTCGCCGTACGCGATGGCCTCCCTCATCGAGCAGCGCGACCGGTTCCGCATCGCCACCGGCAACGACGCCGACGCCGACCGGCATGGCATCGTCACCCCGGACGCCGGCCTGATGAACCCCAACCACTACCTCGCGGTCGCCATCTCCTACCTCTACCGGCACCGCGACCGGTGGCCCGCCGACGCGGGCATCGGCAAGACGCTGGTCTCCTCGACGATGATCGACCGGGTCGCCGCCGACCTCGGCCGTCACCTGGTCGAGGTCCCCGTCGGGTTCAAGTGGTTCGTGGACGGACTGGCCGGCGGCACCCTCGGATTCGGCGGCGAGGAGTCGGCCGGCGCGTCCTTCCTGCGCCGCGACGGCTCGGTGTGGACCACCGACAAGGACGGCATCCTCCTGGCCCTGCTCGCCTCCGAGATCACGGCCGTCACGGACCGCACCCCGTCGGAGCACTACGCGGGACTGACCGCCCGCTTCGGCCGACCCGCCTACGCCCGCGTCGACGCGTCCGCGACCCGCGAGCAGAAGGTGTTGCTGGGCAGGTTGTCACCGGCGCAGGTCACCGCCCACACGCTCGCCGGAGAGGCCGTCACGGCCGTCCTCACCGAGGCGCCCGGCAACGGCGCCGCCATCGGCGGTATCAAGGTCACCACGGAGAACGCCTGGTTCGCGGCCCGCCCTTCGGGCACCGAGGAGGTCTACAAGGTCTACGCCGAGTCCTTCCTCGGCCCCGCCCATCTCGCTCGGGTGCAGGAGGAGGCCCAGGCCGTGGTGCTGGGCGCGCTCGGCGGCTGA
- a CDS encoding 1,4-alpha-glucan branching protein gives MAIIHHTTLQPTKLELLTGWLPTRPWYRGGPDAPVLTKSGGFRLDDPEGEVGIEFMVATDTSTPEPTAYLVPLTYRGAPLEGAEPALVGTMEHGVLGKRWAYDGCHDPVLVAGLLSLIEGRTQAQAQSIDDTPDHEVIRSCTGAPFALDGITPEPTDDQEGTRLSAPHGTTLHVHRVLHPVPGQPPQRPGGALGHVARGWQDPQGNPLAAVFVTLRTA, from the coding sequence ATGGCCATCATCCACCACACCACGCTCCAGCCCACGAAGCTGGAGCTGCTCACCGGCTGGCTGCCCACCCGCCCCTGGTACCGCGGCGGCCCGGACGCCCCGGTGCTGACCAAGTCCGGCGGCTTCCGGCTGGACGACCCCGAGGGCGAGGTCGGCATCGAGTTCATGGTGGCCACCGACACCTCCACCCCCGAACCGACCGCCTATCTCGTCCCGTTGACGTACCGCGGCGCACCGCTGGAGGGCGCGGAGCCCGCGCTCGTCGGCACGATGGAGCACGGCGTGCTCGGCAAGCGCTGGGCCTACGACGGCTGCCACGACCCGGTGCTGGTCGCCGGGCTGCTGTCCCTGATCGAGGGCAGGACCCAGGCGCAGGCCCAGAGCATCGACGACACCCCCGACCACGAGGTGATCCGCTCCTGCACCGGCGCACCCTTCGCCCTGGACGGCATCACCCCCGAGCCGACCGACGACCAGGAAGGCACCCGCCTGTCCGCACCGCACGGCACGACCCTGCACGTGCACCGGGTCCTGCACCCCGTCCCCGGGCAGCCTCCGCAGCGCCCCGGGGGAGCGCTCGGCCATGTGGCACGCGGCTGGCAGGACCCGCAGGGCAACCCGCTGGCGGCCGTCTTCGTGACGCTGCGTACCGCCTGA
- a CDS encoding spherulation-specific family 4 protein, with the protein MSLLVPLYVHPAEDPGAWHRLITAAARTHAVVLNPASGPGTAPDPAYTAAARALHTAGARLLGYVDTDYGVRDRADITDDMRRYQAWYRTDGCFLDRVTATPQGLTACRRLVREIRRLGAAPVVLNPGVHPAPGYARLADLTVTFEGHWSTYVSAFTRPAWTGRHPPDRFCHLVYGVPEALVPLAVRTAHERGAAVCGPVTGEPPNPWAELTPALGGALR; encoded by the coding sequence ATGAGTCTGCTGGTCCCGCTGTATGTGCACCCGGCCGAGGACCCCGGCGCCTGGCACCGGCTGATCACGGCGGCCGCCCGCACCCACGCGGTCGTCCTCAACCCGGCGAGCGGACCCGGCACCGCCCCGGACCCCGCGTACACCGCGGCCGCCCGCGCGCTGCACACCGCCGGGGCCCGGCTGCTCGGGTACGTCGACACCGACTACGGCGTCCGGGACCGGGCCGACATCACCGACGACATGCGCAGGTACCAGGCCTGGTACCGGACCGACGGCTGCTTCCTGGACCGCGTGACCGCCACCCCGCAGGGCCTTACGGCCTGCCGCCGGCTGGTCCGGGAGATCCGCCGGCTGGGCGCGGCCCCGGTCGTGCTCAACCCGGGCGTCCACCCGGCGCCGGGGTACGCCCGCCTCGCCGACCTGACCGTCACCTTCGAGGGCCACTGGTCCACGTACGTCTCCGCGTTCACCCGGCCGGCCTGGACGGGCCGCCACCCGCCCGACCGGTTCTGCCACCTCGTCTACGGCGTCCCCGAGGCGCTGGTCCCGCTCGCCGTACGGACCGCACACGAGCGCGGTGCGGCGGTGTGCGGCCCGGTCACGGGCGAACCACCCAATCCATGGGCCGAGTTGACCCCGGCGCTGGGCGGGGCGCTCCGCTGA
- a CDS encoding SGNH/GDSL hydrolase family protein, translating into MANDTRPASEARGRRRTAVVAAALGGCALVAASTTPAAAHPARPGHDVRYVALGDSYTSGPGIPGQVDANCARSDHNYPTLVAAQRQVTAFTDVSCAGATTAEMWQAQGTNKPQLDALGRATDLVTVQIGGNDVGFGPIISTCARLAAQDPTGNPCERSYHASGYDQLTLAIVRTAPKVDRVLRAVHARAPHARVVVVGYPDLLPDDGSGCFPQVPFARQDFAYLRDTEKRLNLMLRLVAGLNRAQYVDTYTPTVGHDMCKAPADRWIEPLRPTAPAAPAHPNAKGEQAMAQAVLARLDEGHRHG; encoded by the coding sequence ATGGCGAACGACACGCGTCCGGCGAGCGAAGCGAGAGGTCGGCGGCGGACCGCCGTGGTGGCGGCGGCACTGGGCGGTTGCGCCCTCGTCGCGGCCTCGACGACACCGGCCGCCGCGCACCCCGCCCGCCCCGGCCACGACGTCCGTTACGTGGCTCTCGGCGATTCCTACACCTCGGGCCCGGGCATCCCGGGCCAGGTGGACGCCAACTGCGCGCGCTCCGACCACAACTACCCGACGCTGGTGGCGGCGCAGCGGCAGGTGACCGCCTTCACGGATGTCAGCTGCGCCGGCGCGACGACCGCCGAGATGTGGCAGGCGCAGGGCACCAACAAGCCCCAACTCGACGCACTGGGGCGCGCCACGGATCTGGTGACCGTTCAGATCGGCGGCAACGACGTCGGGTTCGGCCCGATCATCAGCACCTGCGCCCGCCTCGCCGCCCAGGACCCGACGGGCAACCCCTGCGAGCGCTCGTACCACGCCTCCGGCTACGACCAGCTCACCCTCGCGATCGTACGGACCGCCCCGAAGGTCGACCGGGTACTGCGGGCCGTGCACGCCCGGGCGCCGCACGCGCGCGTGGTCGTCGTCGGCTACCCGGACCTGCTGCCCGACGACGGCAGCGGCTGCTTCCCGCAGGTCCCCTTCGCGCGGCAGGATTTCGCCTACCTGCGCGACACCGAGAAGCGGCTCAACCTGATGCTGCGCCTGGTGGCCGGCCTCAACCGGGCGCAGTACGTCGACACCTACACCCCTACGGTCGGCCACGACATGTGCAAGGCACCCGCGGACCGCTGGATCGAACCACTGCGACCGACCGCCCCCGCGGCCCCGGCCCACCCCAACGCCAAGGGCGAGCAGGCCATGGCGCAGGCGGTCCTGGCCCGGCTGGACGAGGGGCACCGGCACGGCTGA
- a CDS encoding GDP-mannose 4,6-dehydratase, translating to MTPAPLTAVTGAEGFIGSHLTEALVASGHRVRAMAQYNSFSSYGWLETLAPDVLDHVEIVLGDVRDPGSVRGLLEGADVAYHLAALIAIPYSYQAPHSYVETNVTGTLNVLEAVRALGTPRLVHTSTSETYGTAQTVPITEDHPVNTQSPYAASKAGADRLADSYHASFGTPVVTLRPFNTFGPRQSMRAVIPTVIGQVAAGERTITLGDLRPTRDFTFVKDTARAFLAVGTASAEQVVGRTFNAGTGGEISVGDLVALIGKVMDTALDVHADPARVRPANSEVMRLVADASRLHRATGWQPVHSLEQGLAHTVEFFRDPANLARYKTGIYNI from the coding sequence TTGACCCCCGCACCGCTCACTGCCGTCACCGGGGCCGAGGGATTCATCGGCTCCCACCTCACCGAGGCCCTCGTGGCCTCCGGGCACCGGGTCAGAGCCATGGCCCAGTACAACTCCTTCTCCTCCTACGGCTGGCTGGAGACTCTCGCCCCGGACGTCCTCGACCACGTGGAGATCGTCCTCGGGGACGTCCGCGACCCCGGCTCGGTCCGCGGACTGCTCGAAGGCGCCGACGTCGCCTACCACTTGGCGGCCCTGATCGCGATCCCGTACTCCTACCAGGCTCCGCACAGCTACGTGGAGACCAACGTCACCGGCACCCTCAACGTCCTCGAAGCCGTCCGGGCGCTCGGCACACCCCGCCTCGTGCACACCTCCACCAGCGAGACCTACGGCACCGCGCAGACCGTGCCGATCACCGAGGACCACCCCGTCAACACCCAGTCCCCGTACGCCGCTTCGAAGGCCGGCGCCGACCGGCTGGCCGACAGCTACCACGCGAGCTTCGGCACCCCGGTCGTCACGCTCAGGCCGTTCAACACCTTCGGCCCGCGCCAGTCGATGCGCGCGGTCATCCCCACCGTCATCGGCCAGGTCGCGGCGGGGGAGCGCACGATCACCCTCGGCGATCTGCGGCCCACCCGTGACTTCACCTTCGTCAAGGACACCGCGCGGGCGTTCCTCGCGGTCGGCACCGCGTCCGCCGAACAGGTTGTCGGACGCACCTTCAACGCCGGTACGGGCGGCGAGATCTCGGTCGGCGACCTCGTCGCGCTGATCGGCAAGGTGATGGACACCGCCCTCGACGTACACGCGGACCCGGCCCGCGTCCGGCCCGCGAACTCCGAGGTGATGCGGCTCGTCGCCGATGCCTCCCGGCTCCACCGGGCCACCGGCTGGCAGCCCGTCCACAGCCTGGAGCAGGGCCTCGCACACACCGTGGAGTTCTTCCGCGACCCGGCCAACCTCGCCCGCTACAAGACCGGCATCTACAACATCTGA